The Rothia sp. SD9660Na DNA segment GCGGGTGCTGGCAGGTGAGGGCGGTGGGCCAGCCGGGCCCAGCTCGGTGATTCTGTGGGGCCCTCCGGGTACGGGCAAGACCACCTTGGCGAATGTGATTGCCGGGGGAGCCGGGCGTAAGTTTGTGGAGCTCTCTGCCATCACGGCCGGGGTGAAGGACGTGCGCGCCGTCATGGACCAGGCTCTTGAGGATCGCGATTTTCGCGGGCTCACCACCGTGCTTTTTCTGGACGAGATTCACCGTTTTACGAAAGCCCAGCAGGACGCCCTGCTGCCGGGGGTAGAGAACCGCTGGGTGGTTCTGGTGGCGGCAACCACCGAGAACCCCTCCTTTTCAGTCATTTCACCCCTGCTGTCGCGCTCTATTCTGTTGACCCTGCAGGGGCTGACCGACACCGATATAGCTGAGCTGCTCCAGCGTGCGGTCACAGATTCCCGTGGTTTTGCCGGTGTGATCGCCCTCGATGATGAGGCCTCCGAGCACCTGGTCAAGATGGCAAACGGGGACGCTCGTAAGGCCTTGACCTCTTTAGAGGCGGCTGCTGCGGTGGCTTTTGGTGAGGCGGCAGACGCCGGGGTTGAATATTCGGTCAACCAGCCCCTGCCGGTGACGGCTGAGCACGCGAGTTTGGCGGTCAACCGGTCAGTGGTGCGCTATGACAAGCAGGGGGACCAGCACTACGACGTCACCAGTGCCTTTATTAAGTCGATTCGCGGCTCAGACGTGGATGCTGCCTTGCACTATCTGGCGCGCATGATTGAGGCGGGGGAGGATCCCCGGTTTATTGCCCGCCGCCTCATCGTTCATGCCAGTGAGGATATCGGCATGGCTGACCCCACGGCTCTGACCGCTGCGGTGAATGCTGCCCAGGCTGTTCAGCTGGTGGGGCTGCCCGAGGCCCGTTTGAATCTGGCGCAGGCGACGATTCATTTGGCATCTGCCCCTAAGTCCAACGCCGTGTACCGGGCTATTGACGGGGCATTGGCGGACGTCCGCGCCGGCTTGGCGGGGCCAGTTCCGCTGCATCTGCGCGATGGTCATTACCCGGGGGCTGCTGCGCTGGGGCACGGCAAGGGCTATATCTACCCCCACGACCAAAAGAACGGGGTGGCCCGCCAACAGTATGCTCCCGATGCCCTCGCAGGGAAGGTTTACTACGTCCCTACGGTCTTCGGAGCGGAAAAGGAGCTGGGAGAAAGGCTGAAAAGGGTGGAATTATTGAGAAAGCCTGATGGTTATTGGTAGACATGAGTGGGTCAAGCAGTGAAAAATTACTTGAACTTACCGTATATCATAGTGAATTGCCACACATAATGTGGGATTTGTGGGAGAAGATTATCAATCCCAAGAGTTGTAAAGGGTTGTGAAAACTGGGGGTGAGTTCCGCTCTGACAAGCTTATATAGCAACAATAGCTGTGCATGTGTTTACCTATCTGGTAAAACTAGACATATAAAAGTGGTTTCTTCTCACGCAATTTCATATCTCAGCTACGTCAAAGGGCTGTATCTTCTATTTTTCTTTCCTATAATTGATTTAGTTTCCATTGCGAACGGCGGTTCGCACTAGGCTGCTGCAGTGGTAACACGTCTTTTCATCCCCTTTATATGAGGAAAACATACATGACTCACAATGTTTCTCGCCGCACCCTGGCTAAGGGTGCCGCTTGGGCGGCACCTGCTGTTGTGGCAACTGCTGCTATTCCCGCGTATGCAGCTTCAATGAGCTGCCCTGACGATATTGATATTCAGGTCGAAGAGATCTTCCAGAAACGCTTGGCTTCTTTGCCTAGCCTGCGGAACACCAACATCCGTTTCTGGTTCACAAATAACTCTGGTAGCAACGGTGCTTTGCACACCTCTAACCTGCGTATGCAGATCACCAACGGCGGGTCTCTGGACGTCTCTACTTTGCCTTTTGGCTTCGAGTTCGCTCAGCGTAATGTTGCCACTTCTCCCGCTATCAACAAGCTCTTTGGTGGCGGCACCATCCGCAGTGCCCGTATGCCTGCTGAATGGCCCGCCACCGGCAAGTGGAACACTCGCACCGGTGTAGCTGATGCTTCACCCGCAGCTATCAACGTGGACAACCCCAACGCTCCTAACCAGCGCGACGTTTCCCATGCCTCTGCCTTCATGAACGTCTACTCTGCCGATGGCCGCTACAACAACCTGGGTTCCGCTGAAGTTGGTGAAGAGACTGGTGTTGCTGAAGGTAACCACCTTAAGTGGCTATTCACCATCAAGCCCAACACTAGAGCCACTAAGGGTTCTGCTGTTGACTTCATTAACTCCCACTGGCGTGATGCCTCCGTTGTTGGGTCCGGTGCAATTTATACTGCTATCGGTGTTCGCCCCGTTGGCTTCTTACCTCCTAGCTTCAATGAGGTTCGCGCTTCCATCGGGTCCTCGGTTGATCAGGAATGCCTGCTAGATGCATACACTAAGCGTGTAGCTATCTGGAACAATAGTAACGAGCGTTTCGCAGGTGCTACTATCCAGTTCTCTGGCTGGTCCCATGACACCAGTGGTGATACTAAGGCCGTTACCTACTCCGGTGGCGATTACGTTTACTCCAATGAGATTGGTGCTTTCCAGGGTGTTACCCCTGCAGGTAACGCTGGTACCGGCTTCAACGGTTCTACCAGCAACGCTATTACTTTCTTCAATAACCAGCTGGTTGGACTCACTCGTGGCCAGGACACCCAGCTTGGCTACCAGCTCATGTATGCAGATGGTATCTGGTAAGATTAAAGAATATAAATCCAACTCTTCGTGTCTATAGTTAGACTCGTAGGGAAAGGGTTAAGCAGGGGAGGGGTTACATACCCCTCCCCTGCTCTGGTATGTCCTCTGAAAGTCCGGTATAGGCTGAGAAAGGCGCAAATAGAGTGCTTTTGTACCCATAAAAGGGGGTAAAAACCGAATGCATAGTCAGTTTTTAGCTTGCTAAAATCTTAGATATGCCGCTGATTGGTTAAGACTTAATAGTCGGCCCCTCCTTGGCATATCGCTCACGCTTTCGCATCTTTAGAGATTGGATGATATACCTATGATGAAAAAGACCCTGACTGCAACCGCTGTAGGCGCTCTAGCCCTGGGTGGTGCAGCCCTGACTCCTGCGGAGGCAGCTACCGCACCTACCTCTGTTGATGTCTACACCAACGTAAGTTCTTTCGCTCCGGTTCCCGGCCTAGCCACCATCGGCCAGCTCTATCTAGGGAATGCAGGCTCCGCCTCAGGTAACCTGCCCAGCGGAACTCGTTTCTATGTAACTGTCGAGGATATGAGTGGTGCCCCCGTCCGGAACACCTCTTTAACCCTCACTACCCCGATGTCAACCAAAATCAAGATTGCTCGTGTTAACTCCCACACCTTTATGGTGACCCTCCGCAGTGAGCTGGGCCCCGGCGAGCAGATTCGTCTTGACTGGGCTCATGGCCACTACTTTAACCACTCCAAGCGTAACAAGATTGTGGTTACCACCGACTACATCCCTAACACTGCTGTAGACACCAACACTGCTAACAATACCGGCGTCTACGATAACTACGGCCGCGGCATCTAAGAAATTAAAGGTTCCACCTATATGAGAGTAAGTCGGCTCTAGGGGATTGCTCTCCCTTGGAGTCGACTTCTTATGTTTGTCAACCCAGAAAAAGCTTGTTGAGCATACAGGAGGCGCTATGTTTAATATCATAGTCAGTTTCTCCTCCCTGGCCTACCCTGAGTGGCTACACTAGGGAAGTGGCTGGCAGACTACCCAAAACGCAGCGTCCGCCCCGGCAAGGGTGCAGAAGCTGATCACCGGGTGGCTCGTAGTACCGAGAGTGCGGCTGCTCTCTACTCTCCACCGCCCAAACCGTGGGCGGCCCACCGGAGGCCAGACCACCAGAACAATGGCACACCCACACCCGTGGGGAACGCTCAGCACACCACCGTATATGCGTTACGAGCCGTGCCAACCGCTAAAGAAAAGGAATACGAACTGTGGCAAACCACAACCGTACCCGCCGTACCGTGCGTCAGTCACGTGCCCTCGGCATCGCACTGACCCCCAAGGCAGAAAAGTACCTCGAGCGTCGTCCTTACGGCCCCGGCCAGCATGGCCGCAGCCGCAAGAAGGCTGACTCAAACTACGCCATCCAGCTGCGCGAGAAGCAGCGTCTGCGCGCACAGTACAACATCCGTGAAGCTCAGATGCGCCGCGCCTACCTCGAAGCTAAGCGCATCGAAGGCCAGACCGGTAAGAACCTGGTCGAGATCCTCGAAACCCGCCTGGATGCCCTCGTCCTGCGCTCAGGTTTCGCTCGCACTATCGCACAGGCACGTCAGCTCGTTGTCCACCGCCACATCATGGTAGACGGCATCCGCGTTGACCGCCCCTCCTTCCGCGTCAAGCCCGGCCAGCTCATCCACGTTCACCCCAAGTCAGAGAAGATGGCACCCTTCCAGGTTGCAGCCACCGGCGCACACCAGGATGTTCTGCCCGACACCCCTGCCTACCTGAACGTCGAGATCGAGAAGCTCCACGCAAAGCTCGAGCGCGCACCCAAGCGTGAAGAAATCCCCGTGACCTGCGAAGAGCAGCTCGTGGTTGAATACTACTCACGCCTGGCCTAATCACGCCAAGCTTAACCAGCCCGCCCACCTGCACCCACACGGGAACAGGGGAGCGGGCTGGCTCCTTAATGCCGTGTAAAGTAAGATTGTTATCAAATCGTGTCCTTTAACAGCCGGATGACTCGGCAGAAAGCAGGAAAGCCATGAGCGGAGCAGACATCGCAGGCCTCATCGCCGCAGGCGTATTCGCCATCCTGGTAGCCCTGCTAGCCCTGCCCATCATCAAACTCGGCAAGGTCTTCGACGAACTCACCGCAACCATCCGGTCCCTCAACAATGAGACCACCCCGCTAATCGGCGAAGTCACCAAGACTGTGGCCAGCACTAACGCCCAGATAGAAAAAGTCGATAGTATCACCAGCAACGTTTCGGACGCCTCAGCTAACGTATCTGCCCTCTCTTCTCTAGTTACTTCCACAGTAGGTCAGCCCCTGATTAAGGTTGCAGCCTTCTCCCACGGTATCCGTAAAGCCGTCAAGGGGGACGGCGGTGTGCCAGCTAGTTCACACCAGGCAGCGCCCCAAACCGAAAGCCAGGGCTACACCGGCACCTCACCCGAAAGCCACTAAATGGGACTGCTCAAAAACCTACTCCTTATCGCAGGTGGAGCCGCCGCAGGCTATCTAGCCACCCGCTCCACTAGCGCAGCACCGGCGTCCACCGACCTAGAGGTTTCAACGAACCACCCCCTGCAAAAGTTCACCGCAGAAGGTAACACCATGGCCCAATTCTTTGACTCCAAATACGGGGCCCCCTTTAAAGGCGCCGCCCTCAAAGCGATGAGCTTCGCAGCAACCGTCAAGGCCGGTATGGACGAAAAAGAAGCAGAGCTTAAAGACCGCTTCGATGCCCAGACTAAGGATGCCCGGCCCGGCTCCCTCGACACCTGGCAGCAGGGGAGTGGATACCACCAGCTTGCAAACGACCAGGTCATTGAATCTGAAGCCCTACCACCGGCCGGTAGCCTGGCAGATCGAGAAGCTGACATTAGACGGCGCCTAGAGCGCGATGCCGATCTCGGCAAAGACTTTTTCGCATAAGCGAACCACCCCAAGATTTACTACCAACCGAAGGAAGAAAGCCTCGATGCTCTCACAGGAAATCTCAAAGCGCTGGATCGAATTCTTCGAAAAGCGCGGGCACACCGTAGTACCCTCTGCTTCACTCGTATCACACGAGCCCGGCGCTATGTTCACCATCGCGGGTATGGTCCCCTTCATCCCTTACTTCCTGGGCCGTGAGACCCCCAAGTTCTCCCGCGCAGTGAGCGTGCAGAAGTGCATCCGCACCCTGGATATCGACGAGGTTGGCAAGACCGCCCGCCACGGCACCTTCTTCCAGATGGCCGGTAACTTCTCCTTCGGTGACTACTTCAAAAAGGAAGTTATCCCCTGGGCTTACGAGCTACTCACCTCATCCATCGAAGACGGCGGCTACGGCCTGGACCCCGACCGCCTGTGGGTCACCGTTTACGAGGGAGACGACGAAGCCTACGACATCTGGGTCAATGACGTAAAGTTCCCGGCCGAACGTATCCAGAAGATGGGCATGGCCGAGAACTACTGGTCCACCGGTCAGCCCGGCCCCGCAGGCCCCGACTCTGAAATCTTCTACGATCGTGGCCCCGAGTACGGTAAGGAAGGCGGCCCCGCAGCCGACGACGACCGCTACATCGAAATTTGGAACCTGGTCTTCATGCAGTACCAGCGTGGTGAGGGCACTGGCAAGGACAGCTTCGAGATTCTTGGCGACCTGCCCAAGAAGAATATCGATACCGGCCTAGGCGTAGAACGCCTGGCCATGCTCCTGCAGGGTGTTGAGAACTTCTACGAGACCGACCAGGTACGCCCCGTCCTCGACGCCGCAGCCAAGCTCTCCGGCAAGAAATACCACGGCTCTGAAAACGCTAATGACGACGGCTACGAGGACGACGTCCGCATGCGCGTGGTCGCCGACCACATTCGCTCCTCCCTCATGCTCATTGCTGACGGAGTCACCCCCTCCAACGAAGGCCGCGGCTACATCTTGCGCCGTCTCATGCGCCGCGCCATCCGCGCTATGCGCCTGCTGGGTGTGACTGAGCCCTGCCTGCCTGTCCTCTTCCCCGCCTCTAAGGACGCTATGGCCGGTGCCTACCCTTACGTAGCTGAAGACTTCGAGCGGATCTCCCGCATCGCCTACGCCGAAGAGAAGGCCTTCCTGAAGACCATTGAATCCGGTACCGCCCGCCTGGAAGAGGCAGTTGCCTCCGCCAAGGCTGCCGGTAAGGGAGAAGTCTCAGGTGCAGACGCCTTTGCCCTGCACGATACCTACGGTTTCCCCATCGACCTGACCCTGGAAATGGCCGAAGAAGCCGGCGTCAAGGTCGACGAGAACCAGTTCCGTGCCCTTATGGAAGAACAGCGCCACCGTGCCCAGGCCGACGCTAAGGCCAAGAGGGGCGGCATGGCCGACCTCTCAGTCTTCCGTGAACTGGCTGACGAACGCGGCTCCATCTTCACCGGCTATGACGAGCTGCGCACCGAAACTACCCTGCGTGCCATCCTGGTCGACGGTGTTTCTGTACCCGCAGCGTCCGCAGGTCAGAAGGTTGAAATCGTACTCGACGAAACCCCCTTCTACGCAGAAGCAGGCGGCCAGGCCGCTGAC contains these protein-coding regions:
- a CDS encoding DUF948 domain-containing protein gives rise to the protein MSGADIAGLIAAGVFAILVALLALPIIKLGKVFDELTATIRSLNNETTPLIGEVTKTVASTNAQIEKVDSITSNVSDASANVSALSSLVTSTVGQPLIKVAAFSHGIRKAVKGDGGVPASSHQAAPQTESQGYTGTSPESH
- a CDS encoding replication-associated recombination protein A; the protein is MEPSLFFFDDSQPDTDSERVTRSRERAPLAVRMRPRNLDEVVGQKHLLGPGSPLRVLAGEGGGPAGPSSVILWGPPGTGKTTLANVIAGGAGRKFVELSAITAGVKDVRAVMDQALEDRDFRGLTTVLFLDEIHRFTKAQQDALLPGVENRWVVLVAATTENPSFSVISPLLSRSILLTLQGLTDTDIAELLQRAVTDSRGFAGVIALDDEASEHLVKMANGDARKALTSLEAAAAVAFGEAADAGVEYSVNQPLPVTAEHASLAVNRSVVRYDKQGDQHYDVTSAFIKSIRGSDVDAALHYLARMIEAGEDPRFIARRLIVHASEDIGMADPTALTAAVNAAQAVQLVGLPEARLNLAQATIHLASAPKSNAVYRAIDGALADVRAGLAGPVPLHLRDGHYPGAAALGHGKGYIYPHDQKNGVARQQYAPDALAGKVYYVPTVFGAEKELGERLKRVELLRKPDGYW
- the alaS gene encoding alanine--tRNA ligase, translated to MLSQEISKRWIEFFEKRGHTVVPSASLVSHEPGAMFTIAGMVPFIPYFLGRETPKFSRAVSVQKCIRTLDIDEVGKTARHGTFFQMAGNFSFGDYFKKEVIPWAYELLTSSIEDGGYGLDPDRLWVTVYEGDDEAYDIWVNDVKFPAERIQKMGMAENYWSTGQPGPAGPDSEIFYDRGPEYGKEGGPAADDDRYIEIWNLVFMQYQRGEGTGKDSFEILGDLPKKNIDTGLGVERLAMLLQGVENFYETDQVRPVLDAAAKLSGKKYHGSENANDDGYEDDVRMRVVADHIRSSLMLIADGVTPSNEGRGYILRRLMRRAIRAMRLLGVTEPCLPVLFPASKDAMAGAYPYVAEDFERISRIAYAEEKAFLKTIESGTARLEEAVASAKAAGKGEVSGADAFALHDTYGFPIDLTLEMAEEAGVKVDENQFRALMEEQRHRAQADAKAKRGGMADLSVFRELADERGSIFTGYDELRTETTLRAILVDGVSVPAASAGQKVEIVLDETPFYAEAGGQAADTGVITGNGFTIDVSDVQQPVKGLSVHRAVVREGEVVAGAPVIAQVDVQRRQDGEKAHSGTHIIHAALHQVLGNEATQRGSFNKEGYLRFDFSWSEGLSDAAKQEVEEVANTAIRDNFQTITREMPLDEAKKLGAMSLFGEKYGDTVRVVEMGGDFSRELCGGTHVGSTAQIGSLTLLTEQSVGSGNRRVEALVGLDSFNHLAAERTLVNQLTGLMKVQSSTELPEKINQTLTKLKEAEKELAKLRKEKLQAEAGKLTETAQMVGSVRTLLHNAGELDANAVRELALDLRSRLGEDAATVAVAGVNNGRPVILVATNQAARDAGVKAGALVRVAAGVLGGGGGGKDDVAQGGGQDATKIDEAFNAIRSTISELGV
- a CDS encoding peptide chain release factor 4, whose translation is MGLLKNLLLIAGGAAAGYLATRSTSAAPASTDLEVSTNHPLQKFTAEGNTMAQFFDSKYGAPFKGAALKAMSFAATVKAGMDEKEAELKDRFDAQTKDARPGSLDTWQQGSGYHQLANDQVIESEALPPAGSLADREADIRRRLERDADLGKDFFA
- the rpsD gene encoding 30S ribosomal protein S4, encoding MANHNRTRRTVRQSRALGIALTPKAEKYLERRPYGPGQHGRSRKKADSNYAIQLREKQRLRAQYNIREAQMRRAYLEAKRIEGQTGKNLVEILETRLDALVLRSGFARTIAQARQLVVHRHIMVDGIRVDRPSFRVKPGQLIHVHPKSEKMAPFQVAATGAHQDVLPDTPAYLNVEIEKLHAKLERAPKREEIPVTCEEQLVVEYYSRLA